A genome region from Sander vitreus isolate 19-12246 chromosome 21, sanVit1, whole genome shotgun sequence includes the following:
- the plekhm1 gene encoding pleckstrin homology domain-containing family M member 1 — MLATQMPDTPPEAKDVKQIKERLAQSLKALQKRYVTSDTVVTSEDADANLLCCALEAIFIHGIKSKYIRSEAGGRSKKADRGPLPQPFFWSLLKTVTHRDVITELEKISFVGTDVGRCRAWLRLALNHGLLECYLASLFREGSKLRAHYQPSALLLDTEEREVLLSYLQGLASLTFSLSYKSAVLNEWTTTPLALAGLCPLSQADTLDLPVNGGDLPTSKPMYKESWDTVSQSSGSSDAQDVQIGCPVLGRGTSALQGGRTALNSSNLSLNTTGSSQLSSSLSSDSLLQGQDPRSPTGEQWSSCDLDMPINVNNSTKRSKKDSLTEFRESGHCSQDSMREDSFVSSTGPDQYSETAVFSGSDSETQGPPTPSQDHVDTLPNSVLSDSEPPPASEENHVNYSPSEVCLNTSSESHSDTDMPATVSEPVEPVEEVHATFFQESPEPLQVEKKAETSEPSVHQGSRRSTSILSRKLSDSLSHSRSWISDDDIYKPHLEDMSDHDEAPPPAPTAELKVSQSPPSVVHRRQIGLFNPFRGLLKLGHLERRSAMGLWRDHYCELSPFEFRLYLNAEERTCCDNCSLVRCEDARIGSPEGRFELAFPGKRLYLRAANRGEAEDWVDRIVEAVNKCRPASRVDEQWEVLQPTSENGVDVSSLSSAPSSPERGSLSDTGTHGAQEAPPPLQEFDWSRSADLETDAIKEAVLYFSTDSEARTWAPLVFSLSLEALKGFRVQEGRKLLRQTHPIEEIRDVVPDVSLGGPAFFKLLTVRETLRLRAESPEEARSWRVLIRRALDSYLESGEDGGSGEPVVLCPGVTGNLHRLVQHRLKEDGTLFVHLCKVPSEKGLDSQSFKCAGCPQQIGPSLGRARLCEFSGQYYCDSCHHGDITIIPSRMVHNWDLTLREVSRKALHLLAQVEQEPLLNLERLNPELVNHAESMAQAHNLRQRLRLLGDYLLTCRSGACKKLQARMEQRTYLLESSHLYSVMDLRQIAEGQYATYLSTLLQYASNHVFHCDLCTQRGFICQICHANDIIFPFQFDITTRCKDCKAVFHLACKAAEDSCPRCQRMRKYLERDLQD, encoded by the exons ATGCTAGCAACACAGATGCCAGATACGCCACCTGAGGCTAAAGATGTCAAACAG ATCAAAGAGAGGTTGGCACAGTCGCTCAAGGCCCTGCAGAAGCGATATGTAACGTCAGACACAGTGGTCACCAGTGAAGATGCTGATGCTAACCTCCTCTGCTGTGCCCTGGAGGCCATCTTCATCCACGGTATCAAGAGCAAGTACATCCGTTCGGAGGCTGGGGGCCGGAGTAAGAAGGCAGACAGAGGACCCCTCCCTCAGCCTTTCTTCTGGAGCCTCCTCAAGACAGTTACCCACCG TGATGTGATCACAGAGCTGGAGAAGATCAGCTTCGTGGGCACGGACGTGGGTCGCTGCCGAGCATGGCTGCGGCTGGCCCTCAACCACGGCCTACTGGAGTGCTACCTTGCATCGCTGTTTCGTGAGGGCTCCAAGCTGCGGGCCCACTACCAGCCCAGTGCCTTGCTCCTGGACACCGAGGAGCGGGAAGTTCTGCTCAGCTACCTCCAGGGTCTGGCCTCACTTACATTCAGCCTGTCCTACAAGTCAGCTGTCCTCAACGAATGGACCACCACGCCTCTGGCTCTCGCTGGACTCTGCCCCCTGTCCCAGGCGGACACACTCGACCTGCCCGTCAACGGAGGAGACCTTCCCACCTCCAAGCCCATGTATAAAGAATCTTGGGATACAGTGTCTCAGTCGTCTGGCTCATCCGATGCACAGGATGTGCAGATAGGATGCCCAGTGTTGGGGAGAGGGACAAGTGCACTACAAGGGGGTAGGACTGCACTCAACTCGTCTAATTTAAGCCTGAACACCACAGGCTCCTCTCAGCTGTCCTCCAGCTTGAGCTCTGATAGCCTCCTGCAGGGGCAGGACCCCCGCAGCCCGACAGGAGAGCAGTGGTCTTCATGCGACCTGGACATGCCCATTAATGTCAACAACAGCACCAAGAGGTCAAAGAAGGA TTCTCTGACAGAGTTCAGGGAGAGTGGCCACTGCAGTCAGGACTCCATGCGTGAGGACTCCTTTGTCTCCAGCACAGGTCCAGATCAGTACTCCGAGACGGCCGTTTTCAGTGGCTCTGACAGCGAGACCCAGGGTCCCCCAACACCATCCCAAGACCACGTGGACACACTCCCAAACTCTGTACTGTCTGATTCAGAGCCACCCCCAGCATCTGAAGAGAACCATGTTAACTACTCCCCCTCTGAAGTGTGCCTCAATACTTCTTCTGAgtcacactcagacacagacatgCCCGCTACAGTCAGTGAGCCTGTGGAGCCTGTAGAAGAAGTACATGCAACCTTTTTTCAGGAGAGTCCTGAGCCTCTTCAGGTAGAGAAAAAAGCAGAGACTTCAGAGCCTTCAGTGCATCAAGGCTCACGTCGCTCCACCAGCATCCTGAGCAGAAAATTGTCAGATTCTTTATCA CATTCTCGTTCCTGGATCTCTGACGATGACATCTACAAGCCCCATCTGGAGGACATGTCAGACCACGATGAGGCGCCTCCTCCTGCTCCAACGGCCGAGCTCAAGGTTTCTCAGTCACCTCCCAGTGTCGTCCATCGCAGACAAATAG GGCTGTTCAACCCTTTTCGGGGCTTGCTGAAGCTCGGTCATCTCGAGCGGCGAAGTGCGATGGGATTGTGGCGCGATCACTACTGTGAGCTTTCGCCCTTCGAGTTCCGGCTGTATCTGAATGCGGAGGAGCGGACATGTTGTGACAACTGCTCCCTGGTGCGATGTGAGGACGCTCGCATCGGTTCACCCGAGGGCCGCTTTGAGTTGGCCTTCCCTGGGAAGCGACTGTACCTCCGGGCAGCCAATCGCGGCGAAGCTGAGGACTGGGTGGACCGGATAGTAGAGGCCGTCAACAAATGCCGTCCAGCATCTCGCGTTGATGAGCAGTGGGAGGTGCTGCAACCCACCAGTGAGAATGGTGTGGATGTGTCATCCCTTTCCTCCGCCCCCTCCAGCCCTGAGCGAGGTTCACTCTCGGACACAGGGACGCATGGAGCGCAGGAGGCACCTCCTCCTCTACAGGAATTCGACTGGTCTCGGAGTGCTGATTTGGAAACGGATGCCATCAAAGAAGCGGTTTTGTACTTCTCGACAGATTCTGAGGCTCGGACATGGGCGCCTCTGGTCTTCTCCCTCTCGTTGGAGGCTTTGAAAGGCTTTCGGGTACAAGAGGGAAGGAAGCTGCTGCGGCAAACCCACCCTATTGAGGAAATCCGAGATGTGGTGCCGGACGTCTCTTTGGGAGGACCGGCCTTTTTCAAACTGCTGACCGTCAGGGAGACGCTTAGACTGAGGGCAGAGAGCCCAGAGGAGGCGCGTTCTTGGAGGGTTTTGATCCGAAGAGCTCTGGACTCGTACCTGGAGAGTGGGGAGGATGGGGGCTCTGGAGAGCCAGTTGTCCTATGCCCAGGAGTGACTGGAAATCTCCATAGACTGGTGCAGCACAGACTAAAAGAAGATGGAACACTTTTTGTTCATCTGTGCAAGGTGCCCTCAGAGAAGGGGCTGGACAGTCAGAGCTTCAAGTGTGCAG GGTGTCCTCAGCAGATCGGCCCGTCCCTGGGCAGAGCCAGGCTTTGTGAGTTCTCGGGACAGTACTACTGTGACTCCTGTCACCACGGTGACATCACCATCATCCCCTCACGCATGGTGCACAACTGGGACCTCACACTACGAGAG gTGTCTAGGAAGGCCCTGCATCTGCTGGCTCAGGTGGAACAGGAGCCTTTGCTGAACCTGGAGCGGCTGAACCCTGAGTTGGTTAACCATGCTGAGTCCATGGCTCAGGCCCACAACCTGCGGCAGAGGCTACGCCTACTGGGCGACTACCTGCTCACCTGCCGCAGCGGCGCCTGCAAGAAACTCCAAGCcag AATGGAGCAGCGAACGTACCTGTTGGAGTCGAGCCATCTGTACAGTGTCATGGACCTACGACAG ATAGCAGAGGGTCAATATGCAACCTACCTGAGCACGCTGTTGCAGTATGCCTCTAACCACGTGTTCCACTGCGACCTGTGCACCCAGCGTGGCTTCATCTGTCAGATATGCCACGCTAATGACATCATCTTCCCCTTCCAGTTTG